One Mangifera indica cultivar Alphonso chromosome 4, CATAS_Mindica_2.1, whole genome shotgun sequence genomic region harbors:
- the LOC123214224 gene encoding uncharacterized protein LOC123214224, translated as MEGETEQNDNTTSRNDTSWSATTNWTIADGSLVNSITFESTLSPTTDDNGNRNSAENSTPQSPLVLCPPSTDQTPCEISINFARKVEVQQVYVRSTARVYEIYYASDLKSSNDYLCTVHCGVATRDEEVLHTPDIGEVTLMNQKGDCKGSDEKKPKRESSLSTNEDGWVEVKAFDSPRLDNGNSNSGTKTEGSMMDFYEATAQITDADPCMSITLRLLSLQNKGCVFVDEIYMFGDPVEPAESENVTSRTETDGSSLMAMFVPTLLQLSEARSVRRIQDDHILDAKEREMKEFSSQTPYLTNSANKIHWEENSGLADKQKVKLQETVGSVAIASQVEKLGIPSQVSDGERKLDLPCSHNEKVLDHLVSRVSRIEDLLLRFEERMLKPLNSIEARLQHVEQQLEELNKKPQNSDLQCCTRIYAPEFSCHELDDFFDSNENNMPTSDEMGSPLCIPPEDGVDLANASHSLSSLVVTAPEFSHADEEEEDELEAVADSSKEEPKRALSIDDALASALAGLMSSTSAERQKYTQALAIKAPDFSFEEDSNSGKRAMQETKDGIATDPPFNHTVTDETECIISASTSSNIHFLESKLKKIKSFNDHYLENTGEGVDEKFWFNEEGKDSQASDIQDAIASDGQVVTETNLHKITEDIEGLEASNRFSNISALGYCEAVDQFLDNQIDGGSDLIQEITFANFEFSTTAEVKDEDCEKVILQDIFYFPSASSIVDFEIPILDVNFVSQDISPSASLLEALLADLPDSNDEVPCATEQDDVSQVGEQCDLISVDDYKSIIPTNANYFSVDVDYCSLGEIPLTVEDEGLQEYYTSNGGECEVGLI; from the exons ATGGAAGGAGAAACTGAGCAAAACGACAACACTACCAGCCGAAACGACACTTCATGGAGCGCTACAACGAACTGGACCATCGCCGATGGCTCTCTCGTAAATTCAATCACTTTCGAGTCCACTTTGTCTCCGACCACTGACGACAACGGAAATCGAAACTCCGCCGAAAATTCGACTCCTCAATCTCCTCTTGTTCTGTGCCCTCCCTCAACTGATCAAACGCCCTGCGAGATCAGTA TTAATTTTGCTCGAAAAGTTGAGGTGCAGCAGGTTTATGTACGGAGTACGGCTCGAGTGTATGAGATATATTATGCTTCCGATCTCAAGAGTAGCAATGACTATCTTTGTACTGTTCACTGTGGTGTTGCCACTAGAGATGAAGAAGTGCTTCACACCCCTGATATTGGAGAAGTTACTTTGATGAATCAGAAAGGAGATTGTAAAGGATCGGATGAAAAGAAACCCAAAAGGGAGAGTAGTTTGAGCACCAACGAGGATGGCTGGGTTGAAGTGAAAGCTTTTGATTCTCCTCGACTTGACAATGGAAATTCGAATTCTGGTACAAAGACAGAAGGGAGCATGATG GATTTTTATGAGGCTACGGCACAAATCACTGATGCAGACCCCTGCATGTCCATTACACTCAGGCTGCTGTCACTTCAGAATAAAGGATGTGTATTTGTTGATGAGATCTATATGTTTGGTGATCCTGTTGAGCCAGCTGAATCAGAAAATGTAACAAGTCGGACTGAAACTGATGGCAGTTCTCTGATGGCCATGTTTGTGCCTACCCTTTTGCAGTTATCTGAAGCGAGAAGTGTCCGTCGAATACAAGATGATCATATTTTAGATGCCAAGGAAAGGGAGATGAAAGAATTTAGCTCACAAACTCCTTATTTAACCAATTCTGCAAACAAAATTCATTGGGAAGAAAATTCTGGTTTAGCTGATAAGCAGAAAGTAAAGTTGCAGGAAACAGTTGGTTCTGTGGCAATAGCATCCCAGGTTGAGAAACTTGGGATACCTTCACAAGTTTCAGATGGAGAAAGGAAGCTTGACTTACCATGCAGTCATAATGAAAAAGTTCTGGACCATCTTGTTTCTCGAGTGAGCAGAATAGAAGATCTCCTTTTGAGGTTTGAAGAACGTATGCTGAAACCCTTAAATAGCATTGAAGCAAGGCTCCAGCATGTAGAACAGCAGCTTGAAGAACTCAACAAGAAGCCACAGAATTCTGACTTGCAGTGTTGTACAAGAATTTATGCTCCAGAGTTTTCTTGCCACGAGTTAGATGATTTCTTTGATAGCAATGAAAATAATATGCCCACTTCAGATGAGATGGGTTCTCCTTTATGTATCCCACCTGAGGATGGAGTGGATTTGGCAAATGCTAGTCACTCCCTCTCAAGTCTTGTTGTCACTGCTCCTGAGTTTTCACATGctgatgaggaagaagaagatgaattgGAGGCAGTGGCAGATTCTTCAAAAGAGGAACCAAAGCGTGCTTTGTCAATCGATGATGCTTTAGCATCTGCACTTGCAGGACTGATGTCTTCAACATCAGCTGAACGTCAGAAATATACTCAAGCTCTTGCTATAAAAGCTCCTGATTTTTCTTTTGAGGAAGATAGCAACAGTGGTAAAAGGGCTATGCAAGAAACTAAAGATGGAATAGCCACTGATCCTCCATTCAACCACACTGTAACTGATGAGACAGAATGCATAATTTCAGCATCAACTTCTTCAAATATTCACTTCTTAGAGagtaaattgaagaaaattaaatctttCAACGATCACTACTTGGAGAATACTGGGGAGGGGGTTGACGAGAAATTCTGGTTCAATGAGGAAGGAAAAGATTCACAGGCCAGTGATATCCAGGATGCAATTGCTTCAGATGGGCAGGTGGTAACAGAGACCAATTTGCATAAGATAACAGAGGACATAGAAGGTTTAGAAGCTAGCAACAGATTCAGCAACATTTCTGCTCTTGGTTATTGTGAGGCTGTGGACCAATTTCTTGACAATCAGATTGATGGTGGCTCAGATTTGATCCAGGAAATAACTTTTGCAAACTTTGAATTTAGCACTACCGCAGAAGTCAAGGATGAAGATTGTGAGAAAGTGATTCTGCAggacattttttattttccaagtgCTTCCTCCATTGTGGATTTTGAAATACCAATCTTGGATGTTAACTTTGTTTCTCAGGACATTTCCCCTAGTGCATCTCTCCTTGAGGCCCTTTTGGCGGACTTACCAGATTCAAATGATGAGGTTCCTTGTGCTACCGAACAGGATGATGTTTCTCAAGTTGGCGAGCAATGTGACTTGATTTCAGTAGATGATTACAAATCAATAATTCCAACAAATGCAAACTATTTCTCTGTGGATGTCGACTACTGCAGTTTAGGAGAGATACCGTTAACTGTTGAGGATGAAGGATTGCAGGAATATTATACAAGCAACGGAGGAGAGTGTGAGGTGGGACTCATATAA
- the LOC123212828 gene encoding actin-related protein 7, translated as MEAAVVDAGSKFLKAGPAIPDQAPSMIIPTQMKRMLEDGSAGDNNNSLAEDVTVDPIVRGFVRDWDAVEDLLNHVLYTGLGWEVGNEGQILFTDPLCTPKAVREQLVQLMFETFNITGFYASEQAVLSLYAVGRISGCTVDIGHGKIDIAPVIEGAVQHISSRRFEFGGADLTKLLAQELGKSNPLVNLSISDIEKLKEQYSCCAEDELTYEKIKQSCEIEQHTLPDGQVIRIGRERYTVGEALFQPSILGLEAHGIVEQLVRSISTVSSENHRQLLENTVLCGGTTSMTGFEDRFQKESGLCSSAIRPTLVKPPEYMPENLTLYSAWIGGAILAKVVFPQNQHVTKADYDETGPSVVHRKCF; from the exons ATGGAGGCTGCAGTTGTTGATGCTGGCTCGAAGTTTCTCAAAGCTGGACCTGCTATTCCAGATCAAGCTCCTTCaatg ATAATTCCGACTCAAATGAAGCGCATGCTTGAAGATGGGTCTGCTggtgataataataattctttagcAGAAGATGTAACTGTGGATCCTATTGTGAGAGGTTTTGTCAGAGATTGGGATGCCGTGGAGGATTTGTTGAACCATGTTCTCTACACTGGTCTTGGATGGGAAGTGGGCAATGAAGGACAAATTTTATTCACTGATCCACTTTGTACTCCCAAG GCTGTAAGAGAACAACTAGTGCAGCTAATGTTTGAAACATTCAATATCACGGGGTTTTATGCTTCAGAGCAGGCAGTACTTTCCCTTTATGCTGTTGGACGTATCTCTGGATGCACTGTTGACATTGGCCATGGCAAAATTG ATATTGCTCCAGTAATTGAAGGTGCAGTTCAGCACATTTCCTCCAGAAGATTTGAGTTTGGAGGTGCTGATTTGACAAAGTTACTTGCTCAAGAACTAGGTAAATCTAATCCTTTGGTGAACCTCAGCATCTCTgatattgaaaaattgaaagagCAATATTCTTGCTGCGCTGAAGATGAACTTACTTATGAGAAAATCAAGCAATCATGTGAGATAGAGCAGCATACTCTACCTGATGGACag GTTATAAGAATCGGAAGAGAAAGATATACTGTTGGTGAGGCTCTATTCCAACCATCTATATTGGGTTTAGAGGCCCATGGAATTGTTGAGCAGCTTGTTCGTAGTATTTCAACAGTTTCTTCTGAGAATCATCGGCAGTTGCTGGAAAACACTGTTCTATGTGGAGGCACTACTTCTATGACAG GTTTTGAAGATAGGTTCCAAAAAGAATCTGGTTTGTGTTCATCAGCTATTCGACCTACACTAGTGAAG CCACCAGAATATATGCCAGAGAATTTGACACTGTATTCAGCCTGGATTGGAGGCGCAATACTTGCTAAAGTTGTGTTCCCTCAAAATCAGCATGTAACTAAGGCAGACTACGATGAAACGGGACCTTCTGTTGTTCACCGGAAATGCTTTTGA